A single Pseudomonas brassicacearum DNA region contains:
- a CDS encoding helix-turn-helix domain-containing protein — translation MSKFFDELMESVQQMDEIVRGERQPSREFIVDALQVKEIRKATGLTQAKFAALIDVQLGTLRNWEQGRREPTGPAKALLRAIHNDPKHVISALAV, via the coding sequence ATGAGCAAATTTTTCGATGAGCTGATGGAAAGCGTACAACAGATGGATGAAATCGTTCGAGGCGAGCGCCAGCCGTCCCGGGAGTTCATCGTCGATGCGCTGCAGGTGAAAGAAATACGCAAGGCTACCGGCCTGACCCAAGCCAAATTTGCAGCACTGATCGACGTCCAATTGGGCACGCTTCGCAATTGGGAGCAAGGACGACGCGAGCCAACCGGTCCCGCTAAAGCGCTGTTGCGGGCGATTCATAATGATCCGAAACACGTGATCAGCGCCTTGGCAGTTTAA
- the arsN2 gene encoding arsenic resistance N-acetyltransferase ArsN2, which produces MRMTTLSNNDLGPLRDALTLAGLPVDDLTYPGRQFFSFSHQDVVVAFGGIEGEGADRLLRSLVVLEGQRGKGAGSAVLAAIEAFAKREGVEQLHLLTDSAAVFFTGQGYQAQDRSLAPASISATAQFKTLCPASATYLSKRLV; this is translated from the coding sequence ATGCGCATGACAACACTGAGCAATAACGACCTGGGACCGTTGCGCGATGCGCTCACCCTGGCCGGTCTTCCCGTGGACGACCTGACGTATCCCGGTCGACAGTTCTTCAGCTTCAGCCACCAAGATGTTGTTGTGGCGTTTGGTGGCATCGAGGGGGAGGGGGCTGACCGGTTGCTGCGCTCACTGGTTGTTCTTGAGGGGCAGCGGGGGAAGGGCGCTGGCTCGGCGGTGCTGGCCGCTATCGAAGCGTTTGCCAAACGTGAGGGTGTAGAGCAGCTCCATCTGCTGACCGACAGCGCCGCCGTGTTTTTTACCGGCCAGGGCTATCAGGCACAGGACCGCTCGCTGGCGCCTGCTTCGATCAGTGCGACGGCCCAATTCAAAACCTTGTGCCCGGCTTCTGCGACGTACCTGAGCAAACGCCTCGTCTAG
- a CDS encoding NAD(P)-dependent alcohol dehydrogenase: protein MRVQAYGAHAGDKPLEPLQITRRTPGAHDVQIDIAFCGICHSDLHQVRAEWAGTQFPCVPGHEIVGRVAAVGAHVSGFKAGDLVGVGCIVDSCKHCDDCNSGLENYCDGMIGTYNFPTPDEPGWTLGGYSQNIVVHERYVLRIRHPEAQLAAVAPLLCAGITTYSPLRHWNVGPGKKVGVVGIGGLGHMGIKLAHAMGAHVVAFTTSESKREDARQLGADEVVVSRNAEEMAAHTKRFDFILNTVAAPHDLDALLVLLKRDGTMALVGAPATAHPSPNVFNLIMKRRTLGGSMIGGIPETQEMLDFCAEHGIVADIELVRAEQINASYERMLKGDVKYRFVIDNATLAG, encoded by the coding sequence ATGCGTGTACAAGCCTATGGCGCTCACGCGGGCGACAAGCCCCTTGAACCCCTGCAGATCACTCGTCGCACGCCGGGCGCGCACGACGTCCAGATCGACATCGCTTTTTGTGGTATCTGCCATTCGGACCTGCACCAGGTGCGTGCCGAGTGGGCGGGTACCCAGTTCCCTTGCGTGCCGGGCCACGAAATCGTCGGCCGGGTCGCGGCGGTCGGCGCCCATGTGTCCGGCTTCAAGGCCGGCGACCTGGTGGGCGTTGGCTGCATTGTCGACAGCTGCAAGCACTGCGACGACTGCAACAGCGGCCTGGAAAACTATTGTGACGGGATGATCGGGACCTACAACTTTCCCACCCCGGATGAGCCCGGTTGGACGCTGGGTGGCTATTCGCAGAACATCGTGGTGCATGAGCGCTATGTGTTGCGCATTCGTCACCCCGAAGCCCAGCTTGCCGCCGTCGCGCCGCTGCTCTGCGCAGGCATCACCACCTATTCGCCGCTGCGCCACTGGAACGTCGGGCCGGGCAAGAAAGTCGGCGTGGTCGGCATCGGCGGCCTGGGCCACATGGGCATCAAGCTCGCCCATGCGATGGGGGCTCACGTCGTGGCATTCACCACGTCCGAGTCCAAGCGCGAGGATGCCAGGCAGTTGGGGGCCGACGAGGTCGTCGTGTCGCGCAATGCTGAAGAAATGGCCGCGCACACCAAGCGTTTCGATTTCATCTTGAACACCGTGGCGGCCCCTCACGATCTGGACGCATTGCTGGTACTGCTCAAGCGCGACGGCACGATGGCCCTGGTGGGCGCCCCGGCAACTGCGCATCCTTCGCCGAATGTCTTCAACCTGATCATGAAGCGGCGCACCCTGGGCGGGTCGATGATCGGCGGCATCCCCGAGACCCAGGAGATGCTCGATTTCTGCGCAGAACACGGCATCGTCGCCGACATCGAACTGGTCCGGGCCGAGCAGATCAACGCGTCCTACGAACGCATGCTCAAGGGCGATGTGAAGTATCGCTTCGTGATCGATAACGCGACTTTGGCCGGCTGA
- a CDS encoding EAL domain-containing protein, with product MDSTADSPSNTARHTPITRRLVVALGAMFVLGVLVAVAALFNIAQKLDAEDVRKTHFYIERALENRITASKNYIASYAYWTTAYDHLNGEVDVQWAYAEQNMGKTLFTNDEYEGVFVIDRQRTKYAVVRGRNVQDEAAVYMNAPLTDLVDQLQAQPDLTKSTIRYTLFEGWPAIVTASVILPNDERPQVESKGTSVLLFVDQLTPVKLRKLGKSYGLTDLNLKKDTALEPGQPAVPLDSTGFSLVSRLERPGQQLLWSLVPPLGGALLILALLTAYFFRYALRTARHVDASYDSLEQSAHALEASEERFRAVAEAASDWIWEIDGQQRITYLSGRFNTVTGFSDQQWLGQDIEQLLYCDTTPIARWLGKLTEEQNNSNLRCSYRDYSGQLRFCRVSARPIYNKTEVVGYRGTASDITDEVAAHAQVQHLSMHDALTGLPNRNKLARHLDDALVAKEHSAPLTLLMVDLDNFKPINDSLGHPAGDAVLLEVAQRLRDCTREQDLVARLGGDEFVLVLNGMEHTTEIDRFCERLIDSLQQPILYETHSLHIGASIGIAVSRRQGYVPGELIRCADIALYQAKSEGKKTWCYFASQMNDQIQHRRQLESDLRQAVKKNEFVLHFQPRYTVDGREIVAVEALVRWQHPTQGLLSPDAFIPLAEQTDLIVPLSRWVLREACETALTWPGQLMVSVNLSPAQFERSDVVEDVRQVLVETRFPASRLELEITENVMLNDVDGALQVMNALKELGVRLNMDDFGTGYSSLGYLRTYPFDGIKIDKRFIASMSNSSNDRAVVQAIINLGKAMGLTVTAEGVETLAQLGSLGSDQCHEVQGYFLSRPIDKQAFARLLEKGQPLSKTGS from the coding sequence ATGGATTCCACTGCCGATAGCCCTTCGAACACTGCGCGTCACACACCGATTACCCGTCGCCTGGTCGTGGCGCTCGGGGCGATGTTTGTCCTGGGCGTCCTGGTGGCGGTTGCCGCATTGTTCAATATTGCGCAAAAGCTGGACGCCGAGGATGTGCGCAAGACGCATTTCTATATCGAGCGCGCCCTCGAGAATCGCATCACCGCCTCAAAAAACTACATCGCCAGTTACGCCTATTGGACCACGGCCTACGACCACCTCAACGGCGAGGTCGACGTGCAATGGGCCTACGCCGAACAGAACATGGGCAAGACCCTGTTCACCAATGATGAATACGAGGGTGTGTTTGTCATTGATCGGCAACGCACCAAATATGCCGTGGTGCGCGGGCGCAATGTCCAGGATGAAGCTGCGGTTTATATGAATGCGCCGCTGACGGACCTGGTGGACCAGCTCCAGGCGCAGCCTGACCTGACAAAGTCGACGATCCGCTACACGTTGTTCGAGGGCTGGCCGGCCATCGTCACGGCTTCGGTGATTCTGCCCAACGACGAACGGCCCCAGGTCGAGTCCAAAGGCACCTCGGTCCTGCTGTTCGTCGACCAACTGACGCCCGTCAAGCTGCGCAAGCTGGGCAAGAGTTATGGCCTCACCGACTTGAATCTCAAGAAAGACACCGCGCTTGAGCCCGGCCAGCCGGCGGTGCCGCTGGACAGTACTGGCTTTAGTCTGGTGTCGCGCCTGGAGCGACCGGGCCAGCAATTGCTCTGGTCCCTGGTGCCGCCGTTGGGTGGTGCATTGCTGATTCTGGCACTGCTGACTGCCTACTTTTTTCGCTATGCATTGCGCACGGCACGGCATGTGGACGCCAGTTACGACAGCCTGGAACAGTCGGCGCATGCCCTCGAGGCCAGCGAAGAGCGCTTCCGGGCCGTGGCCGAGGCGGCCTCCGACTGGATATGGGAAATCGACGGCCAGCAACGCATCACTTATCTGTCGGGGCGTTTCAATACGGTCACCGGTTTTTCCGACCAGCAATGGCTGGGGCAGGACATCGAGCAACTGCTGTATTGCGACACCACGCCGATTGCCCGCTGGCTGGGCAAGTTGACGGAGGAACAGAACAACAGCAACTTGCGCTGTTCCTACCGCGATTACTCCGGGCAATTGCGCTTCTGCCGTGTATCGGCACGCCCGATCTACAACAAGACCGAGGTGGTGGGCTATCGCGGCACCGCCAGCGACATCACCGATGAAGTGGCGGCCCATGCCCAGGTCCAGCATCTGTCGATGCACGATGCGCTGACCGGCCTGCCGAACCGTAACAAGTTGGCGCGGCACCTGGATGATGCGCTGGTGGCCAAGGAGCATTCCGCGCCGCTGACCTTGCTGATGGTCGACCTGGACAACTTCAAGCCGATCAACGACTCCCTCGGCCACCCGGCCGGCGACGCGGTGCTGCTGGAAGTGGCCCAGCGACTGCGCGACTGCACCCGTGAGCAAGACCTGGTGGCGCGCCTGGGGGGAGACGAGTTCGTGTTGGTGCTCAACGGGATGGAGCACACCACTGAGATCGATCGATTCTGTGAGCGGCTGATCGACAGCCTGCAGCAGCCGATCCTCTACGAAACCCATTCGTTGCACATCGGCGCCAGCATTGGTATCGCTGTCAGCCGTCGCCAGGGTTATGTGCCCGGAGAACTGATCCGCTGCGCTGACATTGCCTTGTACCAGGCCAAGTCCGAGGGCAAGAAAACCTGGTGCTATTTCGCCTCGCAGATGAACGATCAGATCCAGCACCGGCGCCAACTGGAAAGCGACCTGCGCCAGGCTGTGAAGAAAAACGAATTCGTCCTGCATTTCCAGCCGCGCTACACCGTCGATGGTCGGGAGATCGTGGCGGTCGAGGCGTTGGTTCGCTGGCAGCATCCGACCCAAGGCTTGTTGAGCCCCGACGCCTTCATCCCATTGGCCGAGCAAACCGACCTGATTGTCCCGCTTTCGCGATGGGTATTGCGCGAGGCCTGCGAAACCGCACTGACCTGGCCGGGACAATTGATGGTCTCGGTGAATCTGTCACCGGCGCAGTTCGAGCGCAGCGATGTCGTGGAGGATGTGCGACAGGTGTTGGTCGAAACCCGTTTCCCGGCGAGTCGCCTGGAACTGGAGATCACTGAAAACGTGATGCTCAATGACGTTGATGGCGCTCTGCAGGTCATGAATGCCCTCAAGGAGCTGGGCGTGCGCTTGAACATGGACGATTTCGGTACCGGTTATTCGTCCCTCGGTTATCTGCGCACCTATCCATTCGATGGCATCAAGATCGACAAGCGCTTCATTGCTTCGATGAGCAACAGCAGCAACGACCGCGCCGTGGTACAAGCGATCATCAACCTGGGCAAGGCCATGGGGCTGACTGTGACTGCCGAGGGCGTGGAGACCCTGGCCCAGCTCGGTTCATTGGGCTCGGACCAATGCCACGAAGTGCAGGGTTATTTCCTCAGCCGGCCGATCGACAAGCAAGCCTTTGCGCGCTTGTTGGAGAAAGGCCAGCCCTTGTCGAAAACGGGTTCCTGA
- the xth gene encoding exodeoxyribonuclease III, translating into MKNLRIATFNINGIRARLPNLLDWLEREKPDIACLQELKAVDKDFPAAELESVGYGAIWHGQASWNGVAILARDAQPLESRRGLPGGEDDSHSRYLEAAVHGVLVGCLYLPNGNPQPGPKFDYKLAWFERLIEYAQGLQASDHPVVLAGDYNVVPTDMDIYNPRSWLKDALLQPESRACYQRLLDQGWTDSLRHLYPDERIYTFWDYFRQHWQKNSGLRIDHLLLNPVASAYLSEAGVDAWVRNQPHPSDHAPTWIRLASRKRR; encoded by the coding sequence ATGAAAAACCTTCGGATCGCGACCTTCAACATCAATGGCATCCGGGCCCGGCTGCCCAACCTGCTGGATTGGTTGGAGCGGGAAAAGCCCGACATTGCCTGCTTGCAGGAGCTCAAGGCCGTGGACAAGGATTTCCCGGCGGCGGAGCTGGAGTCGGTGGGGTATGGGGCGATCTGGCATGGACAGGCGTCCTGGAACGGTGTCGCGATCCTGGCCCGTGACGCGCAGCCGCTGGAGAGCCGCCGAGGCCTGCCCGGCGGGGAGGATGACAGTCACAGTCGCTATCTGGAGGCGGCGGTGCATGGCGTGCTGGTGGGCTGCCTGTACCTGCCCAACGGCAACCCCCAACCGGGGCCGAAGTTCGACTACAAGCTGGCGTGGTTCGAACGGCTCATTGAATACGCCCAAGGGTTGCAGGCCAGTGATCATCCCGTGGTGCTGGCCGGTGACTACAATGTGGTGCCCACCGACATGGACATCTACAACCCGCGCTCCTGGCTCAAGGATGCGCTGTTACAGCCCGAAAGCCGCGCGTGCTATCAGCGGCTGCTGGACCAGGGCTGGACCGATTCGTTGCGCCACCTGTATCCGGACGAGCGGATCTACACCTTCTGGGATTACTTTCGCCAGCACTGGCAGAAAAACTCCGGGCTGCGCATCGATCACCTGCTGCTCAACCCGGTGGCCAGCGCCTACCTGAGCGAGGCCGGTGTGGACGCCTGGGTCCGGAACCAACCCCACCCCAGCGACCATGCGCCTACGTGGATCCGGCTGGCGTCACGCAAGCGGCGGTGA
- a CDS encoding MFS transporter: MTDNPLPQGQPAWGAVLAMALAAFVLVASEFMPVSLLTPVAADLHVSEGQAGQGIAVSGAFALITSLFIASLAARVDRKWLLLGLTLLMIVSGTVAAFAPNYAVFMLGRALIGVAIGGFWSLSAATAMRLVPDDQVPQALAIVNGGNALATVVAAPLGSFLGAIIGWRGAFFCIVPVAAIALVWLLLRLPSMPSQGKQGSTNVFKLMTRAPVALGMLAVSTFFMGQFMLFTYLRPFLETVTQVNVSMLSFMLLVIGVAGLLGTFLIGACLKNNLYRTLIVIPLLMAAIAIALVVFGGSVTITTVLLGLWGLVATAAPVGWWTWLSRTLPEDAEAGGGLMVAIVQLAIAAGATVGGLLFDLSGYRATFETSAAVLGVAAVLAVLAARSALRESSSTTQATPYGSVG; this comes from the coding sequence ATGACCGATAACCCCTTGCCACAAGGCCAGCCCGCCTGGGGCGCGGTGCTTGCCATGGCCCTCGCCGCATTCGTGCTCGTTGCCTCGGAGTTCATGCCAGTCAGCTTGCTGACGCCGGTAGCGGCCGATCTTCACGTCAGCGAAGGGCAGGCCGGCCAAGGCATTGCCGTCTCTGGCGCCTTTGCGCTGATCACCAGCCTGTTCATCGCATCGCTCGCCGCCCGGGTCGACCGCAAATGGCTCCTTCTGGGGCTGACATTGCTGATGATCGTTTCAGGCACCGTGGCGGCGTTTGCACCAAACTATGCGGTATTCATGCTCGGTCGCGCGTTGATCGGCGTGGCGATTGGCGGCTTCTGGTCGCTGTCGGCAGCCACCGCCATGCGGCTTGTGCCGGACGATCAGGTTCCGCAGGCACTGGCCATCGTCAATGGCGGCAATGCCTTGGCGACGGTGGTCGCTGCGCCGCTGGGCAGTTTCCTGGGGGCGATCATCGGTTGGCGTGGCGCGTTTTTCTGCATCGTGCCCGTCGCCGCCATCGCCCTGGTCTGGCTGCTGTTACGCCTGCCCTCCATGCCTTCGCAGGGGAAGCAGGGCAGCACCAATGTCTTCAAGTTGATGACCCGGGCACCGGTCGCACTCGGCATGCTGGCGGTCAGCACGTTTTTCATGGGCCAGTTCATGTTGTTCACCTACCTGCGACCGTTCCTTGAAACGGTGACGCAGGTGAACGTTTCCATGCTGTCCTTCATGTTGCTGGTGATCGGTGTGGCGGGTTTGCTGGGCACCTTCCTGATCGGCGCCTGCTTGAAAAACAACCTCTATCGGACGCTCATCGTCATCCCGCTGTTGATGGCCGCGATTGCCATTGCCCTGGTGGTGTTCGGTGGCTCGGTAACGATCACGACCGTCCTGCTCGGCCTTTGGGGCTTGGTGGCCACGGCGGCGCCCGTAGGTTGGTGGACCTGGCTTTCGCGGACGCTGCCGGAAGATGCCGAAGCCGGCGGCGGCCTGATGGTGGCGATCGTCCAACTCGCCATCGCCGCGGGCGCGACAGTGGGTGGCCTTCTGTTCGACCTGAGTGGCTATCGCGCGACCTTTGAAACCAGCGCGGCGGTGTTGGGCGTTGCCGCTGTTCTTGCGGTGCTGGCTGCTCGGTCAGCGCTCCGGGAATCTTCATCGACTACGCAAGCAACGCCCTATGGCTCGGTGGGTTGA
- a CDS encoding GGDEF domain-containing protein produces MPIPIFDPFHVPGGALKRLPLLKAAVTFIAAVCLCLCGLLYLQLQQSRSHDLESARVASATLTRAMAQQAQDTFLQADLVLASLADWIQIDGLGPAVQPRLQQTFARRVQSLEQLHGLFLFDKHGHWVVTSFDDLHRGAGVADREYFAFHQQNASLVAHIGPAIRSRQNGEWIIPVSRRLNDQDGHFQGVLMAGIKMSYFDRFFKSFSLDEQGEMALALSDGTLLAHRPFDEGRIGHPLAQESIYNHALASGMSGDALIRSAFDGVVRLYGHQHLQAYPLVVTAAMSEDAILAGWHDRAFQSSLIVGLVVLGICLFGWVFVRQVRTSERIEADLRKAQEALELIATHDSLTGLANRRLFERALDIEFGRGARQRSPLSLIMLDIDCFKRYNDAYGHVAGDHCLAEVAKVLKSCCHRKADLAVRYGGEEFAVLLPDTNISGAMALAEQIRRSVIDKHITHSGSPTGYLTVSLGCYAFVPSSLDSIEVFIQRADAALYQAKHSGRNRVAVLSTESGLDTLARSDR; encoded by the coding sequence TTGCCTATCCCTATTTTCGATCCTTTCCATGTCCCGGGTGGTGCCTTGAAGCGCCTGCCGTTGCTCAAGGCAGCGGTGACGTTTATCGCGGCGGTGTGCCTGTGCCTGTGCGGTTTGCTTTACCTGCAACTGCAGCAGTCGCGCAGTCACGACCTGGAGTCGGCCCGCGTCGCTTCGGCGACCCTGACCCGGGCCATGGCCCAGCAGGCCCAGGACACCTTCCTCCAGGCTGATCTGGTGTTGGCCAGTCTGGCAGATTGGATCCAAATAGATGGCCTCGGCCCCGCCGTACAGCCGCGCTTGCAGCAAACCTTTGCCCGACGTGTGCAATCGCTTGAGCAATTGCATGGCCTGTTCCTGTTCGACAAGCACGGTCACTGGGTGGTGACCTCCTTTGACGACCTGCACAGGGGCGCGGGGGTGGCGGATCGGGAGTATTTTGCTTTCCATCAACAGAATGCCTCCTTGGTCGCCCATATCGGCCCGGCGATCCGCAGCCGGCAAAACGGCGAATGGATCATTCCCGTTTCCCGGCGTTTGAATGATCAGGATGGCCACTTCCAAGGCGTGTTGATGGCCGGCATCAAAATGTCGTACTTCGACCGATTCTTCAAAAGCTTCAGCCTGGATGAGCAAGGCGAGATGGCCCTGGCTTTGTCTGACGGGACACTCTTGGCCCATCGCCCCTTCGATGAGGGGCGGATCGGTCACCCCTTGGCCCAGGAAAGTATTTACAACCATGCCCTGGCCAGCGGGATGTCTGGCGATGCACTCATTCGTTCGGCCTTCGACGGTGTCGTCAGGCTGTATGGGCACCAACATCTGCAGGCTTATCCGCTGGTGGTCACTGCCGCGATGTCTGAAGATGCGATCCTGGCGGGGTGGCATGACAGGGCTTTCCAATCCAGCCTCATTGTCGGCCTGGTGGTGCTGGGCATTTGCTTGTTCGGCTGGGTATTCGTGCGCCAGGTACGTACCAGCGAACGGATCGAGGCAGACTTGCGCAAGGCTCAAGAAGCGTTGGAGCTGATTGCCACCCATGACAGCCTCACCGGGCTGGCGAACCGGCGTCTGTTCGAACGGGCCCTGGACATTGAGTTCGGCCGGGGGGCTCGTCAGCGCAGCCCCTTGAGCCTGATCATGCTCGATATCGATTGCTTCAAGCGCTACAACGACGCCTATGGGCACGTGGCAGGCGATCATTGCCTGGCGGAAGTGGCCAAGGTGCTCAAGAGCTGCTGTCATCGCAAGGCCGATCTGGCGGTGCGTTATGGCGGCGAAGAGTTTGCGGTCCTGTTGCCCGATACCAATATTTCGGGGGCCATGGCGTTGGCCGAGCAGATCCGCCGCAGCGTCATCGACAAGCACATCACCCATTCCGGTTCCCCGACCGGCTACCTCACGGTGAGCCTGGGCTGCTATGCCTTTGTGCCCAGCAGCCTGGACAGCATCGAGGTCTTCATCCAGCGGGCCGATGCGGCGCTTTACCAGGCCAAGCACAGCGGCCGCAACCGTGTGGCGGTGTTATCGACGGAAAGTGGGCTCGATACGCTGGCGCGCTCGGATCGTTGA
- the chrA gene encoding chromate efflux transporter, whose product MSKPTPTDDEQPLTRPVAVSLRVAFWFWLKLGFISFGGPAGQISIMHQELVERRRWISERRFLHALNYCMLLPGPEAQQLATYLGWLMHRSWGGVIAGALFVLPSLFILIALSWLYVAFGEVPVVAGIFYGIKPAVTAIVVHAAHRIGSRALKNNWLWAIAAASFTAIFAFNVPFPLIVLGAALIGYLGGRWIPEKFSLGGHDGKHQSFGPALIDDDTPPPDHVRFSTFRLARLAIIGVLLWTLPMGLLTAVFGWEGTLTQMAWFFTKAALLTFGGAYAVLPYVYQGAVGHFGWLTPAQMIDGLALGETTPGPLIMVVAFVGFVGGYVMQVFGPEQAFLAGAVAATLVTWFTFLPSFLFILAGGPLVESTHNMLKFTAPLTAITAAVVGVILNLACFFGYHVLWPNGFAGALDWPSAIIAIGAAVALFRYKLGVIQVLLACGLAGLAVHLLR is encoded by the coding sequence ATGAGCAAACCGACCCCAACCGACGACGAACAGCCCCTGACCAGACCCGTCGCCGTCAGCCTGCGCGTGGCTTTCTGGTTCTGGCTCAAATTGGGCTTCATCAGCTTCGGCGGCCCTGCGGGGCAGATCTCGATCATGCATCAGGAGCTGGTAGAGCGCCGACGCTGGATTTCCGAGCGACGATTCCTGCATGCGCTTAATTACTGCATGTTGCTGCCGGGGCCAGAGGCCCAGCAACTGGCCACGTACCTGGGTTGGCTGATGCACCGAAGCTGGGGCGGGGTGATCGCCGGGGCGCTGTTCGTGCTGCCTTCGCTGTTCATTCTCATCGCATTGTCCTGGCTGTACGTCGCCTTTGGCGAAGTGCCGGTCGTGGCGGGCATTTTCTATGGCATCAAGCCGGCCGTGACGGCAATCGTCGTGCATGCCGCCCACCGGATCGGTTCCCGCGCACTCAAGAACAATTGGCTGTGGGCGATCGCCGCAGCGTCGTTCACCGCAATATTTGCCTTCAACGTGCCCTTTCCGCTGATCGTGCTGGGTGCCGCCCTCATCGGTTACCTGGGCGGTCGCTGGATACCGGAAAAATTCAGCCTGGGCGGCCATGATGGCAAGCACCAATCCTTCGGCCCGGCATTAATCGACGATGACACCCCACCCCCGGACCACGTCCGGTTCAGCACCTTCAGGCTCGCCCGGCTGGCGATCATCGGCGTCCTGTTGTGGACATTGCCAATGGGCCTGCTGACCGCGGTGTTCGGCTGGGAAGGCACGCTGACGCAAATGGCCTGGTTCTTCACCAAGGCTGCATTGTTGACGTTCGGCGGCGCCTATGCGGTTTTGCCCTACGTGTACCAGGGTGCCGTCGGACACTTCGGCTGGCTGACGCCGGCACAGATGATCGACGGCCTGGCCCTGGGCGAAACCACCCCCGGGCCGCTGATCATGGTCGTGGCCTTCGTCGGTTTCGTCGGAGGCTACGTGATGCAGGTGTTTGGTCCCGAACAGGCCTTTCTCGCCGGGGCCGTCGCGGCCACGCTGGTGACCTGGTTCACGTTCCTGCCCTCGTTCCTGTTCATCCTCGCCGGCGGCCCGCTGGTGGAATCGACGCACAACATGCTGAAATTCACCGCGCCACTGACGGCGATCACCGCGGCGGTGGTCGGGGTGATCCTCAACCTGGCGTGCTTCTTCGGTTACCACGTACTCTGGCCCAACGGTTTTGCCGGTGCTCTGGACTGGCCGTCGGCAATCATCGCCATCGGGGCGGCCGTTGCGCTGTTTCGCTACAAGCTGGGGGTGATCCAGGTGTTGCTGGCGTGCGGGCTGGCTGGGCTGGCGGTGCACCTGCTGCGCTAG
- a CDS encoding type II toxin-antitoxin system RelE/ParE family toxin gives MIFIETPIFTRRVKELMDDDDFAVLQKLLVCNPSAGDVMEATGGIRKIRIAAKGHGKRGGARVIYYHFVHASRIALLMIYPKNEQQDLTVDQRKALKMIVEHWR, from the coding sequence ATGATTTTTATTGAAACTCCAATTTTTACCCGGCGAGTCAAAGAACTGATGGATGACGATGATTTCGCTGTCCTACAGAAACTATTGGTGTGCAACCCCTCCGCTGGTGATGTTATGGAAGCCACCGGGGGGATCCGAAAGATCCGCATCGCAGCCAAAGGCCATGGCAAACGGGGTGGGGCCAGGGTGATCTACTACCACTTCGTCCATGCTTCGCGGATCGCGCTGTTGATGATATACCCGAAAAATGAACAGCAAGATTTGACTGTCGATCAACGCAAAGCATTAAAAATGATTGTCGAGCACTGGAGATAA
- a CDS encoding ribonuclease T2 family protein yields MKQRLAIVVLIVLALGSMGAANARQSGDARAQSVAGVFDYYLLALSWSPTFCLTHQADAQCSGKGYGFVLHGLWPQYTRGGWPQSCAPQVPLTAAEQKKGLALFPTRKLMAHEWYKHGTCSGLGAMGYLEVADKALGAVKIPSQLQPFNSSYYFQADEIVRLFRQSNPGIGPDGIAVICSGPQLSEVRVCMDKDLEFAACGRGVRTQCRAGEIRVPPVR; encoded by the coding sequence ATGAAACAACGTCTTGCCATTGTCGTGCTGATCGTACTGGCATTGGGTTCCATGGGCGCGGCCAATGCCCGCCAGTCCGGTGACGCACGGGCGCAATCCGTGGCCGGGGTGTTCGACTACTATTTGCTGGCGCTGTCCTGGTCACCGACGTTCTGCCTGACTCACCAGGCGGATGCGCAGTGTTCCGGCAAAGGCTACGGCTTTGTGCTCCATGGCCTCTGGCCGCAATACACCCGCGGCGGCTGGCCGCAATCCTGTGCGCCCCAGGTGCCGTTGACGGCGGCGGAGCAGAAGAAGGGGTTGGCCTTGTTTCCTACTCGCAAGTTGATGGCGCATGAGTGGTACAAACACGGCACTTGCAGCGGCTTGGGCGCCATGGGCTACCTGGAGGTTGCCGACAAAGCCTTGGGCGCGGTGAAAATTCCATCGCAGTTGCAGCCGTTCAATTCCTCGTATTATTTCCAGGCGGATGAAATTGTCCGGTTGTTTCGCCAAAGCAATCCAGGCATCGGGCCTGACGGCATTGCGGTGATTTGCAGCGGGCCGCAACTGTCGGAAGTGCGGGTGTGCATGGACAAGGATTTAGAGTTCGCCGCGTGTGGCAGGGGCGTCAGGACACAATGCCGAGCCGGGGAGATCCGGGTGCCGCCGGTACGGTGA